A stretch of Portunus trituberculatus isolate SZX2019 chromosome 48, ASM1759143v1, whole genome shotgun sequence DNA encodes these proteins:
- the LOC123498722 gene encoding glutamate receptor-like, producing MGHMFRIVAKNYFPYFKYDRVTELPGTLVTPKDSLGTRITNTVAQHLNFTFEVREPWDNQWGLPAGGGNWTGIVGELLYEKADFCMDLTLTPQRAEVVQYSRVFIDESVVVLSSKPRPLPEYLSLVRPLDGLVWLGVVVSVMVWSAVLWLLQRLRHWRLGGRRVSLSTSVFYGWGLLLEDIPYDPPTNPTGQVMVMLWLIVCFVLSSAYRSSLISHLVVQGKSAVINTFEDLVERGESDGWTWGTPRMTGALKTVLSTSPDETMQMVYGKMTAVPFDDGMERVLEGGFSFIYSYYYSRSRVATDFTNEKGYTPIHISATKYPLFAGNARVFRPGAPFFRRISMATQHLIESGLITFWMDDVISLYVREERRRKVKGSVAQQQTLFTSGDDGEVVLGLDHLQVTYYMLFIGHATASLSFVVECLSRTTTN from the exons ATGGGCCACATGTTCAGGATCGTAGCCAAGAATTACTTCCCTTACTTCAAATATGACAGAGTCACCGAGTTGCCCGGCACCCTGGTCACCCCCAAAGACTCCCTCGGCACGCGCATTACGAACACCGTGGCACAACACCTCAATTTCAC GTTTGAGGTGCGGGAGCCTTGGGACAACCAGTGGGGTCTACCAGCGGGCGGCGGCAATTGGACTGGCATTGTGGGCGAGCTACTGTACGAAAAGGCGGACTTTTGCATGGACCTGACGCTGACGCCGCAGAGAGCCGAGGTGGTGCAGTACTCAAGGGTGTTCATCGATGAGTCTGTTGTGGTGCTCTCTTCAAAACCTCGGCCTCTGCCTGAGTACTTGTCTCTGGTCAGGCCACTTGACG GGCTGGTGTGGCTGGGCGTGGTAGTGAGCGTGATGGTGTGGAGCGCTGTGCTGTGGCTGCTGCAGAGACTCCGCCATTGGAGGCTTGGAGGACGCCGCGTGAGCTTGTCCACGTCTGTGTTCTACGGGTGGGGCTTGCTGCTGGAAGACATCCCCTATGACCCCCCCACCAACCCCACGGGGCAG gtgatggtgatgctgtggCTGATAGTGTGCTTCGTGCTGTCCTCAGCCTACAGGTCGTCCCTCATCTCTCACCTGGTGGTGCAGGGAAAGTCAGCGGTCATTAACACCTTCGAGGACTTGGTGGAGCGAGGCGAGAGCGATGGGTGGACGTGGGGCACACCGAGGATGACGGGGGCATTGAAGACAGTCCTCAGCACTAGTCCTGATGAAACTATGCAGATGGTGTACGGGAAGATGACA GCAGTTCCTTTCGACGATGGCATGGAGAGGGTGCTGGAGGGAGGTTTTTCCTTCATATACAGTTACTACTACAGTAGATCCCGAGTAGCTACAGATTTCACCAATGAGAAAGGCTACACTCCCATTCATATCAGCGCCACCAAGTACCCGCTCTTTGCTGGCAACGCTCGTGTTTTTCG CCCCGGCGCACCGTTCTTCCGCCGCATCAGCATGGCCACCCAGCACCTTATAGAGAGCGGCCTGATCACCTTCTGGATGGACGACGTGATCAGCCTGTACGTGCGGGAGGAGAGgcggaggaaggtgaagggaagcgTCGCCCAACAGCAGACATTGTTCACCTCG
- the LOC123498946 gene encoding kelch-like protein 12, with protein MATNSNASQSSIHSFSWNHHRQTFFNTIFNLRKEEVFCDVTLACDGILFPTHRLVLAMCSEFFNEILTKVPSQQPMLVLVPTVSAEDLEALLTYIYRGEMQVPRANLPSIMKAAKTLKIKGFCNTNVEETLLDQNAPGEETNIMESDEENNCHENIYSVSPDSPGEIAQEHRLLPKLKELRPSGLRYPQVEVFIDNIEESQDMIYEGEEVEADKEEIREVTNTWMNMEEEELDPLSVPLLAPHKLSFTPPNLDSTTFTPVVPMPLEVSLSEDSCQEQLFNTSTSAATTSSAFRYTAEQKLEMVKNYYHYGPTKTARLMSELLGRKINESSVRSIVRAWIRNQKANQTMKGEEQT; from the exons ATGGCTACAAACAGCAATGCATCTCAGTCATCTATTCACTCCTTTAGTTGGAATCATCACCGTCAGACTTTTTTCAACACAATCTTCAATCTCAGGAAAGAA GAAGTCTTCTGTGATGTCACCCTTGCCTGTGATGGGATTCTGTTTCCTACACACCGATTAGTTCTTGCCATGTGCAGTGAGTTCTTCAATGAAATCCTTACCAAGGTTCCCAGCCAGCAGCCAATGCTAGTGTTGGTGCCAACTGTCAGTGCAGAAGACTTGGAGGCCTTACTCACTTACATATACCGAGGAGAAATGCAAGTTCCTCGAGCaaatcttccttccatcatgAAAGCTGCCAAGACACTAAAAATTAAGGGATTCTGCAACACAAATGTTGAAGAAACTCTATTAGATCAGAATGCCCCtggagaggaaacaaatattATGGAAAGCGATGAAGAGAATAACTGCCATGAGAATATATACTCTGTGTCGCCTGACTCCCCTGGAGAGATAGCACAGGAACACAGACTCCTCCCAAAGTTGAAGGAATTGAGGCCCAGTGGACTCAGGTATCCTCAG GTGGAAGTGTTCATTGACAATATAGAAGAGTCTCAAGACATGAtttatgaaggagaagaagtagaggcagataaggaagaaataagagaagtgaCTAATACCTGGATgaatatggaagaagaggagcttGATCCATTGAGTGTACCACTGCTGGCTCCACACAAactctcctttactcctccaAATCTTgactccaccaccttcactccaGTTGTCCCAATGCCTCTG GAAGTCAGCTTGTCTGAGGATTCATGTCAAGAGCAACTTTTCAATACATCAACTAGTGCTGCCACTACAAGTTCTGCCTTCCGCTACACTGCTGAACAGAAGCTGGAGATGGTGAAGAACTATTACCACTATGGTCCAACTAAAACAGCAAGGTTAATGAGTGAACTTCTTGGCAGGAAAATTAATGAATCATCAGTGCGATCAATTGTCAGGGCCTGGATTAGGAATCAGAAGGCGAATCAAACTATGAAAGGGGAAGAGCAAACTTAG
- the LOC123498949 gene encoding protein tramtrack, beta isoform-like: MEEGVLCLKWRDHRSTFLRMLSSVRKKGVFCDVTLVCEGKFYPVHQLVLSTCSEYFQQMFEGLSSGTNGSAGNVRTAGPLVVVLAGVSPRDLEALLEYMYAGEATILQGDLARFMKAAEGLKVHGLAEPPPPASPSPRRESGEGTKRTLPQCEDTWERKRKKESDHHKVMKGREALPEIVSPAQLASVELAPETQRGMERDTATGTPGDLPGPVAPLSPPSRPQIKYEEIQVKEEPQNLEEVDEARKEQGRWSHSQH; this comes from the exons atggaggagggagtgcTGTGTCTGAAGTGGAGGGACCACCGTTCCACTTTCCTTCGCATGCTTTCCTCTGtaagaaaaaag GGTGTGTTCTGCGATGTTACGCTGGTGTGTGAGGGCAAGTTTTACCCAGTGCACCAGCTGGTTCTCTCTACCTGCAGTGAGTACTTTCAACAGATGTTTGAAGGGTTATCAAGTGGAACCAACGGATCAGCAGGGAATGTCCGAACTGCTGGGCCTCTTGTGGTGGTCCTGGCGGGTGTCTCTCCTCGTGATCTTGAGGCTTTGTTGGAATACATGTACGCTGGAGAAGCTACAATATTACAAGGAGACCTAGCACGCTTCATGAAAGCAGCTGAAGGCCTTAAAGTTCACGGTCTAGCTGAGCCTCCTCCCCCGGCCTCGCCCTCCCCACGAAGAGAGTCTGGGGAGGGAACAAAAAGGACGCTGCCGCAGTGTGAAGACacctgggagaggaagagaaaaaaagaaagtgatcaTCACAaagtaatgaaaggaagggaggctCTACCAGAAATAGTTTCCCCCGCCCAGCTGGCATCAGTGGAACTCGCCCCGGAGACGCAGCGTGGAATGGAGCGGGACACAGCCACAGGTACCCCAGGTGACCTCCCGGGGCCCGtggcaccactgtcaccaccttcTCGTCCACAG ATTAAATATGAAGAGATTCAGGTGAAGGAGGAACCTCAAAACCTGGAGGAAGTAGATgaggcaagaaaagaacaaggaagatgGAGTCACAGTCAGCATTGa